In Blastopirellula sediminis, the following proteins share a genomic window:
- a CDS encoding SDR family oxidoreductase — protein sequence MSDSYLRGLFGLEGRTAIVIGATGVLGGAIAEGLAQAGANVVVSGMNEERGEAQSARILELGGDAIFQPVDAVSRASLAELKDVTLAKYGSIDMLVNCAGINSSVPYEEITDEDWDRVLATNLTGTHLACQLFAPLMAKQPGGGSILNIGSVTAHLPLSRVFAYSASKAAVVNLSQNVAREYATQNVRVNVLCPGFFPAEQNRKILDQDRVANIMAQTPMKRFGEPEELVGAAITLLSPKAGSFITGATIYVDGGFTAMRF from the coding sequence ATGTCAGATAGTTATTTGCGGGGTTTGTTCGGTCTTGAAGGGCGAACGGCCATCGTTATCGGCGCCACAGGCGTTTTGGGCGGGGCCATTGCCGAAGGGCTGGCCCAAGCCGGCGCCAACGTCGTCGTCTCTGGCATGAACGAAGAGCGTGGGGAAGCCCAGAGTGCCCGCATCCTCGAACTTGGTGGCGATGCGATTTTTCAGCCGGTCGACGCGGTTAGTCGGGCGTCGCTGGCCGAGCTGAAGGACGTGACGCTCGCCAAGTACGGTTCGATCGACATGCTGGTCAACTGCGCCGGCATCAACTCTTCCGTTCCGTACGAAGAAATCACCGACGAAGATTGGGACCGCGTCCTGGCGACCAATCTGACCGGCACCCATTTGGCCTGCCAGCTGTTCGCCCCATTGATGGCGAAGCAGCCTGGCGGCGGGTCGATTTTGAACATCGGCAGCGTCACGGCTCACTTGCCGCTGTCGCGCGTTTTCGCCTATTCGGCCTCCAAAGCGGCGGTCGTTAATCTGTCGCAAAACGTCGCGCGTGAATACGCTACGCAGAACGTTCGCGTGAACGTTCTTTGCCCCGGGTTCTTCCCGGCCGAGCAAAACCGAAAAATCTTGGATCAAGATCGCGTCGCCAATATCATGGCGCAAACGCCGATGAAACGCTTCGGCGAGCCGGAAGAGTTGGTAGGGGCGGCGATTACTCTCTTATCTCCCAAGGCGGGAAGCTTCATTACCGGCGCGACGATCTACGTCGACGGCGGTTTTACTGCAATGCGATTCTAA
- the gnd gene encoding decarboxylating NADP(+)-dependent phosphogluconate dehydrogenase has product MSEKCDFGLIGLAVMGENLALNVESRGYSVAVYNRTTEKTDEFIAGRAAGKKFVGCHTLEDLVKSLKTPRKVMMLVKAGPAVDSLIDQLIPLMDKGDIIIDGGNTLYSDTERRTKYVEEKGLLYSGTGVSGGEEGALKGPSLMPGGSEAAWPELKGIFQSIAAKVGPNNDIPCCEWVGPRGAGHYVKMVHNGIEYGDMQMICEAYFLLKHCIGLTNEELYDVFAEWNRGELQSYLIEITRDIFSVIDEKTGDFLVDKVLDVAGAKGTGKWMSQLALDLGVPSTLVTTAVYARCLSAAKDARVRASKVLSGPTEGYTGDKKEFIAHVRDALYASKIISYAQGFVQLQAAAAEHDWPLNYGDCALLWRGGCIIRAQFLDRIKEAFDADANLENLLLAPYFTDAIAKAEAGWRNVVATAAKLGIPAPAFAGALAYYDGYRRAELPANLLQAQRDYFGAHTFQRTDMEGTFHAEWLKLRKEPQE; this is encoded by the coding sequence ATGTCCGAAAAATGTGATTTCGGTTTGATCGGTTTGGCCGTCATGGGCGAAAACCTCGCCTTGAACGTCGAAAGCCGCGGCTACAGCGTCGCCGTTTACAATCGCACGACCGAAAAGACCGACGAGTTCATCGCTGGTCGCGCCGCCGGCAAGAAGTTCGTCGGCTGCCACACCCTGGAAGACCTGGTCAAGTCGCTGAAGACTCCCCGCAAGGTGATGATGCTGGTCAAAGCCGGCCCGGCGGTCGACTCGTTGATCGATCAGCTGATTCCGTTGATGGACAAAGGGGACATCATCATCGACGGCGGCAACACGCTCTACAGCGACACCGAACGCCGCACCAAGTACGTCGAAGAAAAGGGCCTGCTCTACTCCGGCACCGGCGTTTCGGGGGGTGAAGAAGGGGCGCTGAAGGGTCCGAGCCTGATGCCGGGCGGTAGCGAAGCGGCCTGGCCGGAACTGAAGGGGATCTTCCAATCGATCGCCGCGAAGGTCGGTCCGAACAACGACATTCCGTGCTGCGAATGGGTTGGTCCGCGCGGCGCCGGTCACTATGTGAAGATGGTCCACAACGGCATCGAATACGGCGACATGCAGATGATCTGCGAAGCCTACTTCCTGCTGAAGCACTGCATCGGCCTGACCAACGAAGAGCTGTATGACGTCTTCGCCGAATGGAACCGGGGCGAACTGCAGAGCTACCTGATCGAGATCACCCGCGACATCTTCAGCGTCATCGACGAAAAGACCGGCGACTTCCTGGTCGACAAGGTTCTGGACGTCGCCGGCGCCAAGGGTACCGGCAAGTGGATGAGCCAGCTGGCGCTCGACCTGGGCGTTCCCAGCACGCTGGTCACCACCGCCGTTTACGCTCGCTGCTTGTCGGCCGCCAAGGACGCTCGCGTTCGCGCCAGCAAGGTCCTGTCGGGTCCGACTGAAGGCTACACCGGCGACAAGAAGGAATTCATCGCCCACGTTCGCGACGCGCTGTACGCCTCGAAGATCATCAGCTACGCCCAAGGCTTCGTGCAGCTGCAAGCTGCCGCTGCTGAGCATGACTGGCCGCTCAACTACGGCGACTGCGCCTTGCTATGGCGCGGCGGCTGCATCATTCGCGCTCAGTTCCTTGATCGCATCAAGGAAGCGTTCGACGCCGACGCCAACCTCGAGAACCTGCTCCTCGCCCCGTACTTCACCGACGCGATCGCGAAGGCCGAAGCCGGCTGGCGTAACGTCGTCGCCACCGCGGCGAAGCTCGGCATCCCGGCCCCGGCGTTCGCCGGCGCGTTGGCCTACTACGACGGCTACCGTCGCGCCGAATTGCCGGCCAACTTGCTGCAGGCCCAACGCGACTACTTTGGCGCTCACACGTTCCAGCGCACCGACATGGAAGGAACCTTCCACGCCGAATGGCTGAAGCTGCGTAAAGAGCCGCAAGAGTAA
- a CDS encoding HAD family hydrolase, with amino-acid sequence MTYKIEPSKKFLVGIDSDGCVFDTMELKHKECFIPNIINYYELQGVSKYAREAAEFVNLYSKSRGINRFPALIEALEWLSKRPEVKARGYDIQIPQAVAKWMKEETKLGNPALEKKVAETGDEELAHCLKWSVAVNEMIAGMVRGVPPFPYVRQSLEKLKDSADMLVISATPNEALEAEWAEHDLTQFVTAICGQEAGNKKESLTNATQYAENHTLMIGDAPGDYAAAKANNCLFYPINPGDEENSWKRFYEEGIDKFLSGQFAGAYQQSLLEEFDRYLPSRPSWPVED; translated from the coding sequence ATGACCTACAAAATCGAACCGAGCAAAAAGTTCCTCGTCGGCATCGACTCCGACGGCTGCGTCTTCGACACGATGGAACTGAAGCACAAAGAATGCTTCATTCCGAACATCATCAACTACTACGAACTGCAAGGCGTCAGCAAGTACGCTCGCGAAGCGGCGGAGTTCGTCAACTTGTACAGCAAGAGCCGCGGCATCAACCGCTTTCCGGCGCTCATCGAAGCGCTCGAATGGCTTTCGAAGCGTCCGGAAGTGAAGGCTCGCGGCTACGACATCCAGATCCCGCAAGCGGTCGCCAAATGGATGAAGGAAGAGACGAAGCTCGGCAACCCGGCCCTCGAGAAGAAGGTCGCAGAGACGGGTGACGAAGAGCTGGCTCACTGCTTGAAGTGGTCGGTCGCCGTCAACGAAATGATCGCCGGGATGGTTCGCGGCGTGCCGCCGTTCCCGTACGTTCGCCAGTCGCTGGAAAAGCTGAAAGACAGCGCCGACATGCTGGTCATTTCGGCCACGCCGAACGAAGCGCTCGAAGCGGAATGGGCCGAACACGACCTGACCCAATTCGTCACCGCGATTTGCGGCCAGGAAGCGGGCAACAAGAAAGAATCGCTGACCAACGCGACGCAGTACGCTGAAAACCACACCCTGATGATTGGCGACGCCCCCGGCGACTACGCCGCCGCCAAAGCCAACAACTGCCTCTTCTACCCGATCAACCCGGGCGACGAGGAAAACAGCTGGAAGCGTTTTTACGAAGAAGGGATCGACAAGTTCCTCAGCGGCCAGTTCGCCGGAGCCTACCAACAATCGCTGTTGGAAGAATTCGATCGCTATCTCCCTTCGCGTCCCAGCTGGCCTGTCGAAGATTAA
- a CDS encoding diphosphate--fructose-6-phosphate 1-phosphotransferase, whose protein sequence is MSAPKNMIVAQSGGPSPVINNTLRGIVEMARDLDNIGTVYGAHHGIEGVLKEELINLSDQPAEEISLLRYTPAAGSIGTCRYKLKDWQNEDFDRVIEVFKAHNIGYFVYIGGNDSMDTANKMAIMAQERGLDLIGIGGPKTIDNDVGDSEFKLIDHTPGYASTAKYWMHMVQYANEENQGSSPADPVLVMQAMGRKIGYIPAAARLADPNREMPLQIYLAESPCSLEELHQNVNEQLKKDGRCMVVISEGFNVGDIGEVKDAFGHTSFSSSQITVAQTVTNYLNQKGLAAKGAARCNVSGTDQRHAMAYASSVDLEEAYHAGQQAALLASNRESGFMSTILRNEGPVYSVRYDKAPLAEVANSERTFPKEWITPSGYDVTDEFVAYAKPLLGEGMISLPMIDGRQRMTRLQPIFAEQKLPAYVPQADRQKAPK, encoded by the coding sequence ATGAGCGCACCCAAGAATATGATCGTCGCCCAAAGCGGCGGCCCGAGTCCGGTGATCAACAACACCCTGCGCGGCATCGTCGAGATGGCTCGCGACCTGGACAACATCGGCACGGTCTACGGCGCTCATCACGGCATCGAAGGGGTGCTGAAAGAAGAGTTGATCAACCTCTCGGATCAGCCGGCCGAAGAAATTTCGCTGCTCCGCTACACGCCGGCCGCCGGTTCGATCGGCACTTGCCGCTACAAGCTGAAGGATTGGCAGAACGAGGATTTCGATCGCGTGATCGAAGTCTTCAAGGCGCACAACATCGGCTACTTCGTCTACATCGGCGGCAACGACTCGATGGACACCGCCAACAAGATGGCGATCATGGCCCAAGAGCGCGGCCTCGACCTGATCGGCATCGGCGGACCCAAGACGATCGACAATGACGTAGGCGACAGCGAATTCAAGCTGATCGACCACACGCCTGGCTACGCTTCGACCGCCAAGTACTGGATGCACATGGTTCAGTACGCCAACGAAGAAAACCAAGGGAGCAGCCCGGCCGATCCGGTTCTCGTGATGCAGGCGATGGGGCGCAAGATCGGTTACATTCCGGCCGCCGCTCGCCTGGCCGACCCCAACCGCGAAATGCCGCTGCAGATCTATCTGGCCGAGTCGCCGTGCTCGCTGGAAGAGCTGCACCAGAACGTCAACGAACAGCTGAAGAAAGATGGCCGCTGCATGGTCGTCATCAGCGAAGGGTTCAACGTCGGCGACATCGGCGAAGTCAAAGACGCGTTCGGCCACACCTCGTTCAGCTCGAGCCAGATTACCGTCGCCCAGACGGTCACCAACTACCTGAACCAAAAGGGCCTGGCCGCCAAAGGCGCCGCTCGCTGCAACGTTTCGGGTACCGATCAGCGTCACGCGATGGCCTACGCTTCGAGCGTCGACCTGGAAGAAGCGTATCACGCCGGTCAACAAGCGGCGCTGCTGGCCTCGAATCGCGAGTCGGGCTTCATGTCGACGATCCTGCGAAACGAAGGCCCGGTTTACAGCGTTCGCTACGACAAGGCCCCGCTGGCCGAAGTCGCCAACAGCGAACGGACCTTCCCGAAAGAATGGATCACGCCGAGCGGTTACGACGTGACCGACGAATTCGTCGCTTACGCCAAGCCGCTGCTGGGCGAAGGGATGATCTCGCTGCCGATGATCGACGGCCGTCAACGGATGACCCGTCTGCAGCCGATCTTCGCCGAGCAGAAATTGCCCGCTTACGTGCCGCAAGCCGATCGCCAAAAGGCGCCGAAGTAG
- a CDS encoding Hpt domain-containing protein: protein MSDTQLPDISGMSLRIALNNVRVQKFLDGLTPHIDELVAAVKDKNWSEAGRLSHFIYRCSEVYGYPEIAEIAGSVCNAAAGGDKQQAGRHVLKLLGAYARAGRKATV from the coding sequence TTGTCCGATACTCAACTGCCCGACATCTCGGGTATGTCGCTTCGAATCGCGCTGAATAACGTCCGCGTACAGAAGTTTTTGGACGGGCTCACCCCTCACATCGACGAGTTGGTCGCCGCCGTCAAAGATAAGAACTGGTCCGAAGCGGGCCGGCTGAGCCATTTCATCTATCGCTGCAGCGAAGTGTATGGCTACCCGGAGATCGCCGAGATCGCCGGCTCGGTCTGCAACGCCGCCGCCGGGGGAGACAAGCAACAAGCGGGACGCCATGTGCTGAAACTGCTGGGCGCGTATGCCCGAGCTGGCCGGAAAGCGACGGTCTAA
- a CDS encoding serine/threonine-protein kinase, whose product MSPSDSFGDSSFGETVAHSANGDFSKEQQDIAMSALLLRTGALTERQLAQGFASWTLHGNLPLNEHLLAIGMIDDDTNKRIKNGAPRLLEEMEKGGQRNSSVECVVAQTLDAVDPAGTIARLMGIRAVAGSGAADATGVRTSEARYKLLRKLGQGGLGRVWLAYDEHLKRPVAVKEITARDQATALERFRREAEITGRLEHPGIVPIYQLGEDAATGQAFYAMRFLGKETLHDSLMEYHERVAEGDHDPMLLRRLLTDFVNVCQAIGHAHSRKVIHRDLKPENVAIDSFGQVIVIDWGIAKVIDELQSLDHLAGSHSAAGSGHSTMEGQILGTPLYMAPEQAAGRVDELDERTDIYGLGAILYAILTGSAPHEQTRENSKTTTGRELLSAIAGRPSPSVLEANPHADPALAAICAKAMARRQYARYQSATELAEDVERWMAGEHVSAYRERPLQKLARWIQNHRIWSQAIGLLVVTGIVGLTVMIVASHQAARANRQVRFDEMRGYSRELEVQLRSTAEQVSKDARFMSNLPPIQTLIAPPENAADGESEEVWKSRLGMIYEEFLRANPDYVAIAYMKLSEEAATDIVRVERNTSDAAYIRRVPTSRLIKFEEQNVLRQTMQLDRGDVQLVLRDANDDPTDTVTDGVRLFAATPVYDAVKGDLFGVVVVQVNLLNRLSKFLARVDQGTAIIDVTDGEGNVWISDKPGVGVVASNKVTPISTQIPELKEFFSDPDQTKKIDAAAGVIASKLTLDRLDDKTTVGVVLKLTE is encoded by the coding sequence ATGTCTCCTTCCGACTCCTTCGGCGATTCCAGCTTCGGCGAAACGGTCGCTCATTCGGCCAATGGAGATTTCAGCAAAGAGCAGCAGGATATTGCGATGTCCGCTTTGCTGCTGCGGACGGGTGCGCTGACCGAACGTCAGCTCGCGCAGGGGTTCGCCTCGTGGACGCTCCACGGCAATTTGCCGCTCAACGAGCATCTCCTGGCGATCGGCATGATCGACGACGATACGAATAAGCGAATCAAAAACGGCGCTCCTCGTCTGCTGGAGGAGATGGAGAAAGGAGGTCAGCGCAACTCGTCGGTCGAGTGCGTAGTGGCCCAAACGCTAGATGCCGTCGATCCTGCGGGCACGATCGCCCGGCTGATGGGGATCCGCGCGGTTGCCGGTTCTGGCGCCGCCGACGCGACCGGAGTACGCACTTCCGAAGCCCGCTACAAGCTGCTGCGCAAGCTTGGCCAGGGAGGTCTCGGCCGCGTTTGGTTGGCGTATGACGAACATCTCAAACGCCCCGTCGCCGTCAAAGAGATCACTGCCCGCGACCAGGCGACCGCGCTCGAGCGTTTTCGTCGCGAAGCGGAAATCACCGGGCGGTTGGAACACCCCGGCATTGTGCCGATCTATCAGCTGGGGGAAGACGCGGCGACCGGCCAGGCGTTTTACGCGATGCGATTTCTTGGCAAAGAGACGCTGCATGATTCCTTGATGGAATACCATGAGCGCGTGGCCGAAGGAGATCACGATCCGATGCTGCTGCGGCGATTGTTGACCGACTTCGTCAACGTTTGCCAGGCGATCGGCCATGCTCATTCGCGGAAAGTGATTCACCGCGATCTCAAGCCGGAGAACGTGGCGATCGACAGCTTCGGTCAGGTGATCGTGATCGACTGGGGGATCGCCAAAGTGATCGACGAGCTGCAGTCGCTCGATCATCTGGCCGGCAGCCACAGTGCGGCCGGCAGCGGCCATAGCACGATGGAAGGCCAGATCCTCGGAACGCCTCTTTACATGGCGCCGGAACAAGCGGCTGGACGCGTCGATGAATTGGACGAACGGACCGACATTTACGGTCTGGGGGCGATCCTCTACGCGATTCTGACCGGCTCGGCCCCGCATGAACAAACCCGAGAAAACTCGAAGACGACGACCGGACGAGAGCTGTTGTCGGCGATCGCCGGACGCCCTTCACCGAGCGTCTTGGAAGCGAATCCGCATGCCGACCCGGCTCTGGCCGCGATCTGCGCCAAGGCGATGGCGCGTCGGCAATATGCCCGCTACCAAAGTGCTACCGAACTGGCCGAAGACGTCGAACGCTGGATGGCCGGCGAGCATGTCAGCGCCTATCGCGAGCGACCGCTCCAAAAACTGGCCCGCTGGATCCAGAACCACCGGATCTGGTCGCAGGCGATCGGCTTGTTGGTGGTGACCGGGATCGTCGGTTTGACGGTCATGATCGTCGCTTCGCATCAAGCGGCCCGAGCCAACCGCCAGGTTCGCTTTGACGAGATGCGCGGTTATAGCCGCGAACTGGAAGTGCAACTGCGGTCGACTGCCGAGCAGGTGTCGAAAGACGCCCGATTCATGTCGAACTTGCCGCCGATTCAGACGTTGATCGCTCCCCCAGAGAACGCGGCCGACGGCGAATCGGAAGAGGTCTGGAAGAGCCGGCTCGGCATGATTTACGAAGAGTTCTTGCGGGCAAATCCCGACTACGTCGCAATCGCTTACATGAAGCTAAGTGAGGAAGCGGCGACCGATATTGTTCGTGTTGAACGGAACACGAGCGATGCTGCCTACATCCGCCGCGTGCCGACAAGCCGGCTGATTAAGTTTGAAGAGCAAAACGTGCTAAGGCAGACGATGCAGCTCGATCGGGGCGATGTTCAGCTGGTGCTGCGAGACGCCAATGACGATCCAACCGACACGGTGACCGACGGCGTTCGTCTGTTTGCGGCGACGCCAGTTTACGACGCCGTGAAAGGAGACCTGTTTGGCGTGGTCGTGGTGCAGGTCAATCTGCTGAACCGGCTGTCGAAGTTTCTGGCGCGGGTCGACCAAGGCACAGCGATCATTGACGTGACCGATGGCGAAGGAAACGTCTGGATCAGCGACAAGCCAGGGGTCGGCGTCGTCGCCAGCAATAAAGTGACGCCGATCTCGACGCAGATCCCCGAGCTGAAAGAGTTCTTCAGCGACCCGGATCAGACGAAGAAGATTGACGCCGCCGCCGGAGTGATCGCGTCGAAGTTGACCCTCGACCGGCTGGACGACAAAACGACGGTCGGCGTGGTTCTAAAGCTGACCGAGTAA
- a CDS encoding efflux RND transporter periplasmic adaptor subunit: MMKTSHTRFLLLATAVSCGLGFAAFSGCNQASSGPPQRPTPTVTVAQPIRKEVVEWDSYTGRLEPIEFVEIRARVSGYLQSIHFDEGQLVKAGDLLFVIDTRPFVAELNGAKAALNQAQSQLAQANAQMQESEAQQQQASARVKLAISRVTRARTLRTSAAISQDELDQHEAEIEQAQADVAAAKAGIGLASAGIATAQAAIEAAQAGVEAAELNLSYTQIHAPVSGRISREYVTEGNLVSGGTATSTLLTTITSIQPIYCTFDVNEAQALKYIRLAQAGKRESSRSAKNPVYLGLADEQGFPHQGHMDFVDNRFDNNTASMRVRCIFRNERQDLVPGMFARVRLPGSAAEERVLIPDSAIGTDQSTQFAYVVVDGKIERRDLQVGPLVDGLRVVREGLNGDEALVVEGLLMSRPGIAVNVEQRTIEIADDGLPDTYQPLPPDQWISAGLTALPELDDTANASRQKREKVQ; this comes from the coding sequence ATGATGAAAACAAGCCATACTCGCTTCCTTCTGTTGGCCACAGCGGTCTCCTGCGGACTTGGTTTTGCAGCATTCTCAGGCTGCAACCAGGCTTCCAGCGGTCCCCCTCAGCGCCCGACCCCGACCGTCACGGTCGCCCAGCCGATTCGCAAAGAGGTGGTCGAGTGGGACTCCTACACAGGGCGACTCGAGCCGATCGAGTTTGTCGAAATCCGAGCGCGGGTCAGCGGCTATTTGCAGTCGATTCACTTCGACGAAGGGCAACTGGTTAAAGCGGGCGACTTGTTGTTCGTGATTGATACGCGGCCGTTCGTTGCGGAATTGAACGGCGCGAAGGCGGCGCTCAATCAAGCTCAATCGCAACTCGCGCAGGCCAACGCCCAAATGCAAGAGTCGGAGGCGCAGCAGCAACAAGCCAGCGCCCGGGTCAAATTGGCGATCTCCCGCGTCACGCGTGCTCGGACGCTGCGAACTTCGGCGGCGATCTCGCAGGACGAGCTCGACCAGCATGAGGCCGAAATCGAACAAGCTCAGGCCGACGTCGCCGCCGCGAAAGCGGGGATTGGACTCGCTTCGGCTGGAATCGCCACGGCGCAAGCGGCGATCGAAGCGGCGCAGGCCGGCGTCGAAGCGGCCGAGCTCAATCTGAGCTACACCCAGATTCACGCTCCCGTCTCGGGGCGAATCAGTCGCGAGTACGTCACCGAAGGGAACTTGGTGAGCGGCGGCACGGCGACTTCGACCTTGCTGACCACGATCACTTCGATCCAGCCGATTTATTGCACCTTCGACGTGAATGAGGCCCAGGCGCTCAAATACATCCGTTTGGCCCAGGCCGGCAAACGAGAAAGCTCACGCTCGGCGAAAAACCCGGTCTATCTCGGCCTGGCCGACGAACAAGGATTCCCGCACCAAGGGCACATGGACTTCGTCGACAACCGCTTCGACAACAACACCGCCAGCATGCGGGTTCGCTGCATCTTCCGGAACGAAAGGCAGGACCTGGTGCCGGGGATGTTCGCGCGAGTTCGCTTGCCCGGCAGTGCGGCGGAAGAACGCGTGTTGATTCCCGATTCGGCGATCGGCACCGATCAATCGACGCAGTTCGCCTACGTCGTCGTCGACGGCAAGATCGAACGCCGTGACTTGCAAGTCGGCCCGCTGGTCGACGGCTTGCGGGTGGTGCGAGAAGGTTTGAACGGCGACGAAGCGCTGGTGGTCGAAGGGCTGCTGATGTCGCGTCCTGGAATCGCGGTGAATGTCGAACAACGCACGATTGAGATCGCCGACGACGGCTTGCCCGACACGTATCAACCGCTGCCGCCGGACCAGTGGATCTCGGCAGGGCTTACTGCTTTACCGGAATTGGATGACACGGCGAACGCGTCGCGCCAGAAGCGGGAGAAAGTGCAATGA